The Fictibacillus arsenicus genome contains a region encoding:
- a CDS encoding cob(I)yrinic acid a,c-diamide adenosyltransferase, protein MKIYTKTGDKGTTSLIFGERVSKNDIRVEAYGTCDEANSMIGLGISQLPDEDWAKQAAIVMQKVQTVLFHVGAELATPAGKEVSWKLKEDDIRFLEETIDSWQEGLKPLKQFILPGGSPSASALHTARTIVRRAERLAVGVEAVNPLVLSYLNRLSDFLFVAARYVNEQMKVNEPVLHEDLS, encoded by the coding sequence ATGAAGATTTACACAAAAACTGGGGATAAAGGAACAACATCTTTAATTTTTGGCGAAAGAGTATCCAAAAATGATATCAGGGTAGAAGCATATGGTACATGTGATGAGGCGAACAGTATGATCGGTCTTGGCATAAGTCAATTACCTGATGAAGATTGGGCAAAGCAAGCAGCAATCGTCATGCAAAAAGTTCAAACAGTTCTTTTTCATGTTGGTGCTGAACTTGCGACACCTGCAGGCAAAGAAGTATCATGGAAGCTGAAAGAAGATGACATTCGTTTTCTTGAGGAAACGATCGATAGCTGGCAGGAAGGGCTAAAACCATTGAAGCAGTTTATATTGCCTGGAGGGTCTCCTTCTGCAAGTGCTCTGCATACAGCCAGAACGATCGTAAGACGGGCGGAGCGGCTGGCAGTAGGAGTGGAAGCTGTGAATCCTCTCGTATTATCTTATTTAAACCGGCTATCAGACTTTTTGTTCGTTGCTGCAAGATATGTAAATGAACAAATGAAGGTAAACGAACCTGTACTTCACGAAGATTTATCCTAA
- a CDS encoding aminopeptidase: protein MRDERLTTLAKTLLTHSLKLEKGQKVLITSFIAGKPLVKELVKETYNMGAYPYVQLVDEEISRVLLTGSSKEHTEPQVKWDLARMEDVDAYISIQCKNNDSEFAEIPSDIFQMKAELNKPVQNLIINDRQWVLLNYPTTGLAQMAKMSLEKFTDFVLDVCNVDYKAMAEAQKPLHALMERTDKVRITGQGTDLTFSIKGIPAVMCAGENNIPDGEVFTAPVKDSVNGKITYNTPCPYHGTTFNNVSLTFKDGKIVEATSDNTEKLNEIFDTDEGARYVGEFAIGVNPLIQHPMGDILFDEKIGGSIHFTPGRAYQDAFNGNESGIHWDMVLIQRPEYGGGEIYFDDVLIRKDGLFVLPELQGLNPENLK, encoded by the coding sequence ATGAGAGATGAACGTTTAACAACGTTAGCAAAAACATTGTTAACGCACTCGCTTAAACTTGAAAAAGGTCAAAAGGTATTAATTACTTCATTTATTGCAGGAAAGCCGCTAGTTAAAGAACTTGTTAAAGAAACATATAACATGGGGGCTTATCCGTACGTTCAGCTTGTGGACGAAGAAATTTCTCGTGTTTTGCTGACGGGATCTTCTAAAGAACATACAGAGCCGCAAGTAAAGTGGGATTTAGCGAGAATGGAAGACGTAGATGCCTATATCTCCATTCAATGTAAAAACAATGATTCAGAGTTTGCTGAAATTCCAAGTGATATCTTCCAAATGAAGGCCGAGTTGAACAAGCCGGTTCAAAACCTGATTATCAACGACCGTCAATGGGTATTGCTCAACTATCCAACAACAGGTTTAGCTCAAATGGCTAAAATGAGCCTAGAGAAATTTACTGACTTCGTGCTTGATGTGTGCAACGTTGATTATAAAGCGATGGCAGAAGCTCAAAAGCCTCTTCATGCATTGATGGAACGTACCGATAAAGTACGCATCACAGGACAAGGGACAGATTTAACGTTCTCTATTAAAGGTATTCCTGCTGTTATGTGTGCAGGCGAAAACAATATTCCTGATGGAGAGGTATTTACAGCGCCAGTCAAAGACAGCGTGAACGGAAAAATTACGTATAACACGCCTTGTCCTTATCATGGAACAACATTTAATAATGTAAGCTTAACGTTTAAAGACGGAAAAATTGTTGAAGCTACTTCAGACAACACTGAGAAATTGAACGAAATATTTGATACAGATGAAGGCGCTCGTTATGTTGGTGAGTTCGCAATCGGTGTAAATCCATTGATCCAGCATCCAATGGGAGATATCTTATTTGACGAAAAGATTGGCGGAAGTATTCACTTTACACCAGGAAGAGCATATCAAGATGCTTTTAATGGAAACGAATCAGGCATCCACTGGGATATGGTCCTCATACAGCGTCCTGAGTATGGCGGAGGAGAAATCTACTTCGATGATGTTTTAATCCGTAAAGACGGATTATTCGTTCTGCCTGAATTACAAGGGTTGAATCCAGAAAATCTTAAATAA
- a CDS encoding YgzB family protein: MIKYTSKINKIRTFALSLVFIGIIIMYAGLFFKTSFVVMSIFMVIGFIATIASAGVYFWIGMISTQAVQVVCPNCGKVTKVLGRVDACMSCNQPLTMDKGLEGEEFDEKYNSKRQMRKENR, encoded by the coding sequence ATGATAAAGTATACGAGCAAAATTAATAAAATACGTACGTTTGCCTTAAGCCTTGTGTTTATAGGTATTATCATCATGTATGCAGGCCTGTTTTTCAAGACAAGTTTTGTCGTTATGTCTATTTTTATGGTTATTGGTTTTATTGCAACGATCGCTAGTGCTGGTGTTTACTTTTGGATTGGAATGATCTCTACTCAGGCAGTGCAAGTTGTCTGTCCGAATTGTGGAAAAGTAACGAAAGTTCTCGGCCGCGTTGATGCATGTATGTCCTGTAATCAGCCGCTTACGATGGATAAAGGTCTTGAAGGCGAAGAGTTTGATGAAAAATACAATTCTAAACGCCAAATGCGTAAAGAAAATAGATAA
- the perR gene encoding peroxide-responsive transcriptional repressor PerR, with product MSSAKINAAIDNLKEAGVRITPQRHAILEHLIQSMSHPTADEIYKALEGKFPNMSVATVYNNLRVFKEAGLVKELTYGDSSSRFDCVTTDHYHIICDSCGKIVDFHYPGLDEVESLAESVTGFDVGRHRMEIYGVCPDCKRKH from the coding sequence ATGTCTAGTGCAAAGATCAATGCTGCAATTGACAATTTAAAAGAAGCAGGTGTGCGTATTACACCGCAGCGTCATGCTATCTTAGAGCATCTTATTCAATCGATGTCCCATCCAACTGCTGATGAGATCTACAAGGCGCTGGAAGGGAAGTTTCCAAATATGAGTGTTGCTACCGTCTATAATAATCTCCGTGTGTTTAAAGAAGCGGGTCTTGTAAAAGAACTGACTTATGGAGATTCATCCAGCCGGTTTGATTGTGTGACAACAGATCACTACCATATCATCTGTGATTCTTGCGGAAAAATTGTAGATTTTCATTATCCAGGCTTAGATGAAGTAGAGAGCCTTGCTGAGTCAGTGACAGGCTTTGATGTAGGCCGGCACCGGATGGAAATTTACGGCGTCTGCCCGGATTGCAAAAGAAAACATTAA
- a CDS encoding D-2-hydroxyacid dehydrogenase, giving the protein MILSSGRLKDEIKEELKGRFPEEEFHFYNKMKEAVVDLDQAEVLISYGEDLTDELVDQAKSLKWIMVISAGLDKMPFKALQEKNILITNARGIHKTPMAEYTISMMLQVSRKTKELMENQKQHKWDRKVPMTEISEKTIGILGTGAIGSEVARLAKAFNMKTIGFNRSGRSVPEFDAIVDQEGINKLYEESDFIVNVLPSTHLTERFIGAEAFSRMKSSAVLINIGRGTTIVESELIEALREKKIHHAVLDVFEKEPLSEESPLWDMENVTVTPHLSGISPQYQERAIEIFSDNLKLYRKSRLSEMINIIPYDRGY; this is encoded by the coding sequence ATGATACTTTCAAGCGGACGATTAAAAGATGAAATAAAAGAGGAACTTAAAGGGCGTTTTCCTGAAGAAGAGTTTCATTTTTACAACAAGATGAAAGAAGCTGTCGTGGATCTTGATCAAGCTGAAGTACTTATTTCTTACGGTGAAGATCTGACAGACGAATTAGTCGATCAGGCAAAATCTTTAAAATGGATTATGGTTATCTCTGCGGGCCTGGATAAGATGCCTTTTAAAGCTCTTCAAGAAAAGAACATTCTCATTACAAACGCCAGAGGCATTCATAAGACCCCGATGGCAGAATATACAATTTCGATGATGCTGCAAGTGTCCAGAAAAACAAAAGAATTAATGGAAAATCAAAAACAGCATAAGTGGGACCGAAAAGTTCCTATGACTGAAATCTCAGAAAAAACAATTGGGATATTAGGAACGGGTGCAATCGGATCAGAAGTGGCGAGGCTGGCGAAAGCATTTAATATGAAGACGATTGGTTTTAACAGAAGCGGCAGATCAGTGCCGGAATTTGATGCAATCGTTGATCAAGAAGGAATAAACAAGCTGTATGAAGAAAGTGATTTTATTGTGAATGTGCTTCCTTCAACACATTTAACAGAAAGGTTTATTGGTGCTGAGGCTTTTTCGCGGATGAAATCGTCTGCTGTTCTCATAAACATTGGCCGCGGCACTACGATAGTTGAAAGTGAACTTATCGAAGCTCTCCGAGAAAAGAAAATTCACCATGCTGTTCTCGATGTTTTCGAAAAAGAACCGCTCTCCGAAGAAAGTCCGCTATGGGATATGGAGAACGTGACCGTAACACCGCATCTGTCGGGTATTTCACCGCAATATCAAGAAAGAGCAATTGAGATTTTTAGTGATAACCTGAAACTTTATCGGAAGAGTCGGCTTTCTGAAATGATCAATATCATTCCATATGATCGGGGGTATTAA
- a CDS encoding nucleotidyltransferase-like protein: MDDILRPLYQERASNENTLGVLDVEKTKAFSPGTDHFDSILLIIVKESDQPWMIKHYEFQSGSAALHVVTEELLNSWLMLGTNKRAVDWVMNGKVLFNRNEYITRLRDRLHEFPAEERTHKIGLEFAKLLRRYNDGKELFHSGQYLDAFNNIMHALHHLARLSVIEHGYYPEVTVWNQVKMIQPEIFKLYEELVTGEESIDKRIELLLLASEFSLSSKTKLGANHLLSIIKQKDEWAYHELMEHSEVQDYAIDLPMLLTHLKDKGYIKTVKRETKSKNLYHRYYAIKE, translated from the coding sequence ATGGACGATATTTTACGCCCCCTTTATCAGGAAAGAGCCAGCAACGAAAACACGTTAGGTGTTTTAGATGTTGAAAAGACAAAAGCATTTAGCCCAGGTACTGACCACTTTGACAGTATTCTTCTTATTATAGTAAAAGAATCTGATCAGCCGTGGATGATTAAACATTATGAGTTCCAATCTGGTTCAGCAGCCTTGCATGTGGTGACAGAAGAGCTATTGAATTCATGGCTCATGCTTGGCACCAATAAAAGAGCTGTTGACTGGGTAATGAACGGAAAAGTCCTTTTTAATCGAAACGAATACATAACGAGGCTAAGGGACAGGCTTCATGAATTTCCGGCAGAGGAGCGGACACATAAGATTGGACTAGAGTTCGCTAAACTTTTAAGACGGTATAATGATGGGAAGGAATTATTCCACTCTGGACAATATCTTGATGCTTTTAATAACATCATGCATGCCCTTCATCATTTAGCGCGTTTGTCTGTTATTGAACATGGTTATTATCCGGAGGTAACCGTTTGGAATCAGGTGAAAATGATCCAGCCTGAGATATTCAAGCTTTATGAAGAGCTTGTAACCGGTGAGGAATCGATTGATAAAAGAATCGAGCTTCTCCTGCTTGCTTCTGAGTTTTCACTTTCTTCTAAAACAAAACTTGGAGCCAATCATTTACTAAGTATCATTAAACAAAAAGACGAATGGGCTTACCATGAGTTAATGGAGCATAGTGAAGTACAGGATTACGCCATCGACCTCCCAATGCTTCTTACACATCTAAAGGATAAGGGATATATTAAGACGGTTAAACGGGAAACGAAGAGCAAAAACCTATACCACCGTTATTATGCGATAAAAGAATAA